A stretch of the Thermodesulfobacteriota bacterium genome encodes the following:
- a CDS encoding response regulator, whose product MSKKILVVDDDELVLIALEELLKPCGYEVSTALNGHIALEKVGEEKFDLMILDIIMPGIDGFELCRKIREMELYRTVPIIILTAKSSKEDTQKGIDAGANLFLPKPISPQRLLELVKNSLE is encoded by the coding sequence ATGTCTAAAAAGATTCTTGTCGTTGATGATGATGAGCTTGTTTTGATAGCCCTGGAAGAGCTGCTCAAGCCCTGTGGCTACGAGGTGTCAACCGCCTTGAATGGTCATATTGCTCTGGAAAAGGTAGGTGAGGAGAAATTCGACCTTATGATACTGGATATTATCATGCCAGGTATTGATGGCTTCGAACTCTGCCGAAAAATCAGGGAAATGGAACTATACCGTACTGTTCCCATTATTATACTCACAGCCAAAAGCAGCAAGGAGGATACGCAAAAGGGTATCGATGCCGGTGCCAACCTGTTTTTGCCAAAACCCATCTCACCTCAGCGTCTCCTTGAGTTGGTTAAAAATTCTTTGGAATAA
- a CDS encoding cache domain-containing protein, which translates to MRIKLSKRVFLNFVLIIALFGILGALVGAMLINRTTLNEAQLRVNLDLRSAWNVIQGELDKLNLFVGVLGTGRRVESAYYAPDSPIHRASLEAVRRQCEFDFLSLTDARGQVIVRTVEPYNKGDYLTNDPFVSSALKGKSVSGFAILSPGRLRVEGGDLEERAFIVFEPTPKAKFRPKTSESAGMALVAAAPIYDENGNILGALHAGILLNRNHALVDKIRSIVFEDEIYDGRYLGTVTIFQWDTRIATNVKFANGNRATGTRVSADVYDKVLENNLNWYDRAFVVNDWYISAYNPIHDIEGRVIGILYVGVLAKKYNDIKLALWKFYGGLSFGAAVFVLAVGLIFARRLTGSLRRLADAAGGIATGDLNLRVEEPLIDDEIRDLTRTFNAMASSLHDREEKLKAANIELEDTNASLQQLNANYLDMLGFVSHELKNTLGVIYTSARALDAGLIGPLSEKQGALIHGISRNIDSAVRMTRNYLNLAQIERGELKVEAKIIDLISDVVNPVLGELEQTVAEQSVIVENELPETLPIMGDPNLLLIVYKNLLTNALKYGCHNGKIRLGFKREEKNFRFEVWNEGEGLSSDKISQLFQKFVRLQDKPERSRSTGLGLFITKDIVTKHGGVIWAESEVGKWINFIFTLPFGTPEDAS; encoded by the coding sequence ATGCGAATAAAATTGAGCAAGCGAGTTTTCCTGAATTTTGTACTGATCATAGCATTGTTTGGAATTCTGGGGGCGTTGGTTGGAGCAATGCTTATCAATCGCACTACATTAAACGAGGCACAGCTCCGTGTGAACCTTGATCTACGCTCAGCATGGAATGTTATTCAGGGTGAACTTGACAAATTAAACCTTTTTGTAGGTGTGCTTGGTACTGGCAGACGAGTTGAGAGTGCCTACTACGCACCAGATTCTCCGATCCACCGGGCATCCCTTGAAGCCGTGAGACGACAGTGCGAATTCGATTTTTTATCCCTTACCGATGCCAGAGGACAGGTTATCGTTCGCACCGTTGAACCATATAATAAGGGTGATTATCTAACTAACGACCCCTTTGTCAGCAGCGCATTAAAAGGTAAAAGTGTGAGCGGATTTGCCATCCTCAGCCCGGGAAGACTTCGAGTTGAAGGTGGTGATCTCGAAGAACGTGCCTTCATCGTGTTTGAACCGACACCCAAGGCAAAGTTCCGTCCGAAGACTTCCGAGTCGGCTGGCATGGCGCTTGTTGCTGCCGCCCCCATCTACGATGAAAATGGTAATATCCTCGGGGCACTCCATGCTGGCATTCTTCTCAACCGAAATCATGCGCTTGTTGACAAAATCAGATCCATCGTTTTTGAAGACGAAATTTACGATGGTCGATACCTAGGCACCGTAACGATCTTCCAGTGGGATACCCGCATCGCCACCAATGTAAAATTCGCAAACGGAAACAGGGCAACAGGTACCCGTGTGAGTGCAGATGTCTACGATAAAGTACTCGAAAATAACCTCAATTGGTATGACAGGGCCTTCGTTGTCAATGATTGGTACATAAGCGCATATAACCCTATTCACGACATCGAAGGCAGGGTAATAGGTATTCTTTATGTTGGTGTCCTTGCTAAAAAATACAATGACATAAAACTGGCTCTATGGAAATTCTATGGAGGTCTTTCATTTGGTGCAGCAGTCTTTGTGCTTGCTGTTGGCCTCATCTTCGCACGTCGGCTAACTGGCTCCCTCAGACGCCTGGCAGATGCTGCTGGAGGAATAGCAACAGGGGACCTCAACCTCAGGGTTGAAGAGCCTTTGATAGACGATGAGATCCGAGATTTGACCCGCACCTTCAATGCAATGGCATCGAGTCTGCACGACCGGGAAGAGAAACTTAAAGCTGCCAATATAGAACTGGAGGATACTAATGCCTCACTGCAGCAGCTAAATGCCAACTACCTTGATATGTTAGGATTTGTATCGCATGAATTGAAAAACACACTGGGAGTAATCTACACTTCAGCGCGTGCGCTCGATGCAGGACTCATTGGTCCCTTGAGCGAGAAGCAGGGAGCTCTTATACACGGCATCTCGCGTAATATTGACTCAGCCGTAAGAATGACCCGTAACTACCTCAACCTGGCACAAATAGAGAGAGGAGAATTAAAGGTTGAAGCAAAAATAATTGACTTAATTAGTGACGTTGTGAATCCCGTACTGGGAGAATTAGAACAAACAGTTGCTGAGCAATCCGTTATAGTCGAGAATGAGTTGCCAGAAACTTTGCCAATCATGGGAGACCCTAATCTGCTTCTAATAGTTTATAAAAACCTTCTTACCAATGCGTTGAAGTATGGCTGCCATAACGGGAAAATAAGGCTAGGCTTTAAGAGAGAAGAGAAAAACTTTAGATTTGAAGTATGGAACGAGGGAGAAGGTCTCTCCTCCGACAAGATATCGCAGCTATTCCAGAAGTTTGTACGATTGCAGGACAAACCCGAAAGGTCACGCAGTACAGGCTTGGGCCTCTTTATTACAAAGGATATCGTTACTAAGCACGGAGGTGTAATCTGGGCAGAATCTGAAGTTGGTAAGTGGATAAACTTCATCTTTACATTACCCTTTGGCACACCAGAGGACGCGAGCTAA
- a CDS encoding PAS domain S-box protein: protein MKLWINHSFLIPPLPMKKFSDWRLRNKLIFIISLLVIIPLIFFSFLATSEFSSALKAGEDQKLENIVNTLYALCETNLSAVENTSLILPTQLSKIREIVKSIVIGKTGYAYVLDRQGNLIIHPTKEGENISHWKDSRGNYFIREMIEKATSSGKSKTGEIRYPWINVELGETSSRIKIVKFRYLSQLGWIIAAGSYEEEIFKAVYDTEKTVIILTTTSLGIALIFMIILARFLTRPILQLTRVSSRMAEGEFSLRVNISQQDEIGQLAHSFNCMGEQIQEYTQNLEQAVAQRTQELADSKEEYKKISTLLTNILESSTEYAIVAIDIEGEILEFNMGARNLFGWTREEMIGENISKTYANSEDCLLEREELQGLRRGRAIEKEAERGKKDGGRFLGRTVITAMKNARGELFGYLEISRDITERKRLEQELKETKDYLENILESSVDGIITTDQKGVLTRINRGLEDILHVKKEEVIGKHVSILYLEGIADARKIMSSLRRDHKFSNYKMTLVDRNGREIPINTSAALLKNFRGETIGTVGIFQDLTEKRKLEADLQKAEASLIQGAKMRELGDLVSGVAHEINNPLMASQTILYRIRENLHQDCPNERLIGLIGRCNDRIATIVNHLREFSRETETHFEPLDIRIPINNSLLITEQQLLDHNIKIVKDFSSQLPDVTGSASQLEQVFLNIISNARDALDKQESDKELIIRSFYRHKDGAPGEVVISFTDTGPGIPPEIRYKIFDPFFSTKEVGSGTGLGLSICYGIVEKHGGRIEVDSEVGKGTTFRVILPAIGSNKSIEKGNTGNV, encoded by the coding sequence ATGAAGCTCTGGATAAACCATAGCTTTCTTATCCCACCTTTGCCCATGAAAAAATTTTCTGACTGGAGACTCAGGAACAAACTCATCTTTATTATCTCCCTTTTAGTTATCATCCCCTTGATCTTTTTCTCTTTCCTCGCAACAAGTGAGTTCAGTTCAGCTCTAAAAGCAGGGGAAGATCAGAAATTGGAAAATATCGTTAATACCCTTTATGCCCTTTGTGAAACCAACTTATCAGCCGTAGAAAATACTTCCTTAATTCTACCCACCCAGCTTTCCAAGATAAGGGAAATTGTGAAAAGTATTGTTATCGGAAAGACCGGCTATGCTTACGTACTTGACCGGCAGGGTAATCTAATCATCCATCCCACGAAGGAGGGGGAAAATATTAGCCACTGGAAGGACTCCAGGGGCAATTATTTTATCAGGGAGATGATTGAAAAGGCGACCTCCTCGGGAAAATCAAAGACAGGAGAAATTCGCTACCCATGGATTAATGTGGAACTGGGGGAAACCTCTTCCCGGATAAAAATTGTGAAGTTTCGCTACCTGTCCCAATTGGGGTGGATTATAGCAGCAGGGAGCTATGAGGAGGAAATCTTCAAGGCAGTTTATGATACTGAAAAAACTGTTATCATTTTAACTACCACCAGCCTGGGAATAGCCTTGATATTCATGATTATACTGGCACGTTTTCTAACTCGTCCAATTCTGCAGTTGACCAGAGTTTCATCCCGAATGGCAGAAGGGGAGTTCTCTCTTCGGGTTAACATTTCACAACAGGATGAAATCGGTCAACTGGCACACTCTTTTAATTGTATGGGAGAACAGATTCAGGAATACACCCAAAATTTAGAACAGGCTGTAGCTCAGCGGACTCAGGAACTCGCAGATTCAAAAGAAGAATATAAAAAAATATCGACACTGTTGACCAACATCTTAGAGAGTTCCACTGAATATGCAATTGTTGCCATTGATATTGAAGGAGAAATCCTGGAATTTAACATGGGCGCCAGAAACCTTTTCGGGTGGACAAGGGAAGAAATGATCGGAGAGAATATTTCCAAGACTTATGCTAATAGCGAGGATTGCCTCCTTGAAAGAGAAGAATTGCAAGGATTGCGAAGGGGACGGGCAATAGAAAAAGAGGCAGAGCGAGGGAAAAAGGACGGCGGAAGATTTCTTGGCAGGACAGTGATAACCGCTATGAAGAATGCCAGGGGTGAACTTTTTGGATATCTGGAAATATCACGGGATATTACCGAGCGAAAACGTCTGGAACAAGAATTAAAAGAGACAAAAGACTATTTAGAAAATATCCTCGAAAGCTCGGTAGATGGGATTATAACAACTGACCAGAAAGGGGTTCTTACCCGTATTAACAGAGGACTGGAAGATATTCTTCATGTTAAAAAGGAGGAAGTTATCGGTAAACACGTTTCTATTCTCTATCTGGAGGGAATAGCCGATGCTCGAAAGATCATGAGCAGCCTCCGTCGTGACCATAAATTCAGCAATTATAAGATGACTCTGGTTGACAGGAATGGCAGGGAAATCCCCATCAATACGTCTGCCGCCCTCTTAAAAAATTTTAGGGGGGAAACCATAGGAACGGTGGGTATTTTCCAGGACCTGACCGAAAAAAGAAAGCTGGAGGCAGATCTCCAGAAAGCTGAGGCATCCCTTATTCAGGGCGCTAAAATGCGGGAACTGGGAGATCTGGTTTCAGGTGTGGCACATGAAATAAACAATCCCCTCATGGCATCTCAGACTATCCTTTATCGTATCAGAGAGAATCTCCATCAAGACTGCCCCAATGAAAGACTGATAGGTTTGATAGGTCGTTGCAATGATCGTATCGCCACTATTGTTAACCATCTCCGGGAGTTTTCAAGAGAAACGGAAACGCATTTTGAACCTTTAGATATAAGGATACCGATAAACAATTCTCTCCTTATAACTGAACAGCAACTCCTCGATCACAATATTAAAATAGTAAAGGATTTTTCCTCCCAATTACCCGATGTAACAGGAAGCGCCTCTCAACTCGAACAGGTTTTTTTAAACATCATCAGTAATGCCAGGGATGCCTTAGATAAGCAGGAATCAGATAAGGAACTCATAATCCGTTCTTTTTACCGACATAAAGATGGAGCTCCAGGGGAAGTCGTTATTTCGTTTACCGATACAGGCCCGGGCATACCACCAGAGATTAGGTACAAGATATTTGATCCATTCTTTTCAACTAAAGAAGTGGGGAGCGGGACAGGACTTGGTCTCTCTATCTGCTATGGTATTGTAGAAAAGCATGGAGGCAGGATAGAAGTAGACAGCGAGGTGGGAAAGGGAACTACCTTCAGGGTCATCCTGCCCGCGATTGGCAGCAACAAATCAATAGAGAAAGGAAATACAGGCAATGTCTAA
- a CDS encoding AAA family ATPase — translation MHKVFVSSTGNQSGQSLAAWVMAEIFHSKGMRTGFFKPFVTRPMIKDGRIIDKDALLMKEYLYLQEDLELISPVVPEESPGDEATRKEQIKNIKKSYEIVKEEKDVLVIMGSEQIFYDSNSPYLPDGNLVNQFDSPVLLVDKFQSDSMSIYSVLAVNSFLNGRVKIVIINQVSPDSLESVRRKLVPLFQERGLPVVFVVPQDRILACLTIRHIVDIVKGDVLTGKEHMDSLVESTSISSTHLQGSLNLFCRIFNKIILLGPTVDNSPVHFVTPVVTGILLTGGRKPAPIVINTCKDFGIPLISAPYDTFNTMERIQNQQVHITYKDVYKLKRFLQLMGEEDAIRKIVRQVI, via the coding sequence ATGCATAAAGTCTTCGTTAGTTCCACGGGTAACCAATCGGGACAGAGTTTGGCAGCATGGGTTATGGCAGAGATTTTTCATTCAAAAGGTATGCGGACAGGTTTTTTTAAGCCCTTTGTCACCCGTCCCATGATTAAGGACGGACGAATAATAGATAAAGATGCCCTTTTAATGAAAGAGTATCTTTATCTTCAGGAAGATTTAGAACTCATCTCTCCGGTTGTCCCGGAAGAATCTCCAGGAGATGAAGCCACCAGGAAAGAACAGATTAAAAACATCAAAAAAAGTTATGAAATTGTAAAGGAAGAAAAAGATGTTCTTGTAATTATGGGGTCAGAGCAAATTTTTTATGACTCTAACTCCCCTTATTTACCCGATGGTAATCTTGTAAACCAGTTTGACTCTCCGGTTTTGCTGGTCGATAAATTTCAGAGTGATAGCATGTCTATATATTCAGTACTGGCTGTAAATTCATTCTTGAACGGAAGGGTCAAGATCGTAATCATCAATCAGGTTTCACCTGATAGCCTGGAATCTGTCCGCCGAAAACTCGTTCCCCTCTTTCAGGAAAGAGGGCTGCCCGTTGTCTTTGTTGTACCCCAAGATCGGATCCTGGCTTGTTTAACCATTCGTCACATCGTTGATATCGTTAAGGGCGATGTGCTGACAGGAAAAGAACACATGGATAGTCTGGTGGAAAGTACCTCCATCAGTTCCACTCACCTTCAGGGTTCGTTAAATTTATTCTGCAGGATTTTTAACAAAATTATCCTTCTTGGACCAACAGTGGATAATTCACCTGTACATTTTGTTACCCCTGTTGTTACTGGCATTTTGCTGACCGGGGGACGAAAGCCGGCTCCCATTGTAATCAATACTTGCAAGGACTTTGGCATCCCGCTGATTTCAGCTCCCTACGATACCTTTAATACCATGGAGAGGATTCAGAATCAGCAAGTACATATCACTTATAAAGATGTCTACAAGCTTAAACGATTTCTTCAACTCATGGGTGAGGAAGATGCTATCCGAAAGATTGTAAGGCAGGTTATTTAA
- a CDS encoding NADH-ubiquinone oxidoreductase-F iron-sulfur binding region domain-containing protein, translating into MQKLKIEDLYRIKGEVLRSSVLEVGKCNCLITVHMGTCGIASGAENVLAALREELNSSGRTDILITTSGCAGICNREPLVTIDRLGEESIKYAEVNEEKARQIFQKHVLGSQVIPEWAFSRGWEQKEKAFEGPPSPGTEAIPSIQQIPFFGLQELRVMRNRGLIQAERIEEYIAMDGYLAAARALYQMSSDEIIKEVKVSGIRGRGGAGFPTGMKWEFCARSRGDIKYVLCNADEGDPGAFMDRCVLESDPHAVLEGMIIAAKAIGSKQGYIYCRAEYPLAVKMLNLAIDQARGYGLLGEDILGSGFSFDLEVYRGAGAFVCGEETALMTSIEGKRGMPRPRPPFPAIQGLWKKPTVLNNVETLASIPQIILNGGKWYAGLGTLRSKGTKVFALTGDVNNVGLVEVPMGTPIGTIVHDIGGGISEGKRFKAVQLGGPSGGCIPAQHLNAPVDYETITQLGAIVGSGGMIVMNEDKCVVDVARFFMEFCQEESCGKCTPCRVGTKKMLEILTRICEGKGEVGDIETLERWASIVQNTALCGLGQTAPNPVLSTLRYFRDEYEAHIREKRCPAIVCSAFFKSPCQHTCPLGMDIPSYIALVRAERLDDAYKILLRTNPFPSVCGRVCDHKCEFKCRRSTLDEPVNIKYLKRFITDNTRRPPVNRVPVTRKGRIAIIGAGPSGLTAAKDLILRGCEVVVFEELPEPGGMLRWGIPEYRLPRDVLRSEIEDILALGVELRCNTKVGRDISWDQVKKESDVIYLAIGAQQSIRVEADGEDLEGIWGAVEYLRELNLGKKPEIGTRVAVIGGGNSAIDASRSALRCGAKEVTILYRRLRQDMPAQEEEIQAAEEEGVKIEYLVAPIRFSGDNGHLQKVICQRMSLGEFDASGRRRPLPIPGAEFSLDVDQVLVAIGQKPVFPFPVEKDDPRISKRGLLEIKKGTKTCVSDSMIYGGGDAVTGPATVVEAIAAGHHAANEIDAAVRKRYTEPPYIPPLEDEIEIPMVIDEETPEIPRIRVPEIPAAERIGNFKEVELGFSSKIAMDEACRCLRCDIQTV; encoded by the coding sequence ATGCAAAAGCTGAAGATAGAGGATCTTTATAGGATAAAGGGAGAGGTTCTCAGGTCATCGGTACTGGAGGTTGGAAAGTGTAATTGTCTCATCACGGTGCACATGGGCACCTGCGGGATCGCCTCTGGTGCAGAGAATGTTTTGGCTGCCCTCAGGGAAGAGCTTAACTCCTCTGGGAGAACTGATATCCTCATAACTACATCTGGTTGTGCAGGCATCTGCAACCGTGAACCCCTTGTTACTATAGACAGACTTGGAGAAGAGTCTATAAAATATGCAGAAGTGAACGAAGAAAAAGCACGCCAAATCTTCCAGAAACACGTATTGGGGAGCCAGGTAATCCCGGAATGGGCATTTTCTAGAGGCTGGGAACAAAAGGAGAAAGCATTTGAAGGCCCTCCATCTCCAGGAACCGAAGCAATACCCTCCATCCAACAAATCCCATTCTTTGGTTTGCAGGAACTGCGTGTTATGAGGAATCGTGGTCTGATCCAGGCAGAGAGGATCGAAGAGTACATAGCCATGGATGGGTATCTTGCGGCTGCCAGGGCACTGTATCAGATGAGTTCTGATGAAATCATTAAGGAAGTTAAGGTGTCAGGGATTAGAGGTCGGGGAGGCGCCGGGTTCCCTACCGGAATGAAATGGGAGTTTTGCGCAAGATCCCGCGGAGATATCAAATATGTCCTTTGTAATGCCGACGAAGGGGACCCAGGAGCCTTTATGGATCGCTGCGTCCTGGAGTCAGACCCTCATGCAGTACTAGAAGGGATGATCATAGCAGCCAAGGCTATCGGGTCCAAACAGGGCTATATTTACTGCCGTGCAGAATACCCTCTTGCTGTAAAGATGTTGAACCTTGCCATCGACCAGGCAAGGGGATATGGGCTCCTTGGAGAGGATATCCTTGGGTCTGGGTTTAGTTTTGATCTGGAGGTTTACCGTGGAGCCGGGGCATTTGTGTGTGGTGAAGAGACAGCACTTATGACCTCTATCGAGGGGAAAAGGGGTATGCCCAGGCCCAGACCCCCCTTCCCTGCCATACAGGGCCTGTGGAAAAAACCGACAGTTCTGAATAACGTAGAGACCCTGGCAAGTATACCCCAGATAATCCTTAATGGAGGAAAATGGTATGCCGGTCTTGGTACCTTGAGAAGCAAAGGGACAAAGGTCTTTGCCCTTACAGGAGATGTAAATAATGTAGGACTGGTGGAAGTGCCTATGGGAACGCCTATAGGCACTATCGTCCATGATATAGGGGGTGGTATCTCCGAAGGGAAAAGGTTCAAGGCTGTTCAGCTGGGTGGGCCATCCGGAGGATGTATACCTGCCCAGCATTTGAATGCACCGGTCGATTATGAAACGATTACCCAGCTTGGAGCAATCGTTGGCTCTGGCGGCATGATCGTTATGAACGAGGATAAATGTGTAGTAGATGTAGCCAGATTCTTCATGGAATTCTGTCAGGAAGAGTCCTGTGGCAAATGTACACCATGTCGGGTGGGTACAAAGAAGATGCTGGAGATATTGACCAGAATATGTGAGGGCAAAGGCGAGGTGGGAGACATAGAAACCCTTGAGCGATGGGCTTCTATTGTTCAGAATACAGCCCTGTGCGGACTGGGACAGACGGCTCCCAATCCCGTGCTTTCCACCCTCCGTTACTTCCGGGACGAGTACGAGGCACATATTCGTGAAAAGCGTTGTCCTGCCATAGTGTGTTCAGCCTTTTTCAAATCCCCGTGCCAGCACACCTGCCCCCTGGGGATGGATATCCCAAGTTATATTGCCCTGGTTCGGGCCGAGCGGTTAGACGATGCCTATAAAATCCTCCTCAGAACCAACCCATTCCCCAGTGTCTGTGGCAGGGTATGCGACCACAAGTGCGAATTCAAGTGCAGACGGTCCACCCTGGATGAACCCGTGAACATAAAGTACCTTAAACGGTTTATTACAGATAATACCAGGAGGCCACCTGTAAACAGGGTACCTGTAACCAGGAAAGGAAGGATCGCAATCATAGGTGCTGGCCCCTCTGGTTTGACTGCTGCTAAAGACCTTATTCTGAGGGGCTGCGAGGTAGTTGTTTTCGAGGAGCTTCCGGAACCCGGGGGTATGCTCCGATGGGGCATACCGGAATATCGGCTCCCCAGAGATGTCTTGAGGTCTGAGATCGAAGATATCCTGGCGCTGGGTGTGGAGCTCCGGTGCAACACAAAGGTAGGCAGGGATATCTCATGGGATCAGGTTAAAAAGGAGTCCGACGTCATATATCTGGCTATTGGAGCTCAGCAAAGCATCCGGGTTGAAGCGGACGGCGAAGACCTTGAAGGTATTTGGGGAGCCGTAGAATATCTTCGGGAACTTAACCTGGGGAAAAAGCCGGAGATAGGAACACGTGTGGCAGTTATCGGAGGGGGCAATTCAGCTATCGATGCCTCACGTTCTGCCCTGAGATGCGGTGCAAAGGAGGTTACCATACTTTATCGAAGGCTCCGGCAAGACATGCCGGCACAGGAAGAAGAAATACAGGCTGCCGAAGAGGAAGGGGTAAAGATCGAATATCTTGTGGCTCCAATCAGGTTTTCGGGTGATAATGGTCATCTGCAGAAGGTCATCTGCCAGAGGATGTCTCTGGGTGAATTTGATGCCAGTGGCAGAAGAAGACCTCTGCCTATACCAGGAGCCGAGTTTTCCCTGGATGTAGATCAGGTGCTCGTTGCAATTGGCCAGAAGCCAGTTTTCCCTTTCCCTGTCGAAAAAGACGACCCCAGAATCTCTAAGAGAGGGCTTCTGGAGATAAAGAAAGGTACGAAGACATGTGTCAGTGATTCAATGATCTATGGGGGAGGAGATGCAGTTACAGGTCCTGCTACGGTTGTGGAAGCAATAGCGGCAGGCCATCATGCTGCAAATGAGATAGATGCTGCTGTCAGGAAGCGTTATACAGAGCCTCCATATATACCACCCCTTGAGGATGAGATAGAGATTCCAATGGTAATAGATGAGGAGACCCCGGAAATCCCAAGGATTCGTGTTCCAGAAATCCCTGCGGCAGAAAGAATTGGAAATTTTAAAGAAGTGGAACTGGGGTTTTCAAGCAAAATTGCTATGGATGAGGCATGTCGGTGTCTGCGGTGCGATATTCAAACAGTGTAA
- the nuoE gene encoding NADH-quinone oxidoreductase subunit NuoE — protein MVENVTSEIVEEQEFSAEELASVDTIIERYARKPGALIPALEEIQETIGYLPKSIQRRIATGLRIPFSEVYGVITFYSFFTMVPRGRHTVRVCLGTACYVRGGKKNMEKLSGILGVCPGSTTDDRRFSLDTVRCLGACGLAPTMVIDNNTFRQVKPTKIPEILENYD, from the coding sequence GTGGTGGAGAATGTGACATCAGAAATAGTTGAGGAACAAGAATTTTCTGCAGAAGAGCTGGCTTCTGTAGATACCATCATTGAGCGATACGCTAGAAAACCTGGGGCACTAATACCTGCTCTGGAGGAGATACAGGAAACCATCGGGTATCTTCCTAAATCCATACAGAGAAGGATCGCCACCGGACTCAGGATTCCTTTTAGCGAGGTCTATGGGGTTATCACCTTTTATTCTTTTTTTACGATGGTTCCAAGGGGAAGGCATACTGTAAGGGTCTGTCTTGGAACGGCATGTTATGTCAGAGGGGGCAAAAAAAACATGGAAAAACTTTCGGGAATTCTAGGAGTTTGCCCCGGGAGTACAACAGATGACAGGCGTTTTTCCCTGGACACTGTGCGTTGTCTGGGTGCCTGTGGTCTTGCCCCAACAATGGTTATCGATAATAATACCTTCAGACAGGTTAAACCAACAAAGATACCTGAAATTTTGGAGAATTATGATTAA